A window of Rubricoccus marinus contains these coding sequences:
- a CDS encoding ankyrin repeat domain-containing protein: protein MRPFALAAFALAGCATAQPSPEAPPSADLASLVADAPHEFAAVRGVADTTQTYGYGDLLSRETLYRAPLAADSAREALVTVTTDPEGHVTSSYRARFGLSTSELTYDQREERQERISRNEATRDAIASEVTTALPGWELDSGLLSRLRVLECPGFYGRRVEISTGSDGVTVDVQSGERPCLPETSRALLAAAASGDVATIEAALDAGAPLDASGDETGLYSGSALLTAARAGHEDAVRLLLARGADPNATDAEGFAPLNVATAAISQLLIDAGAEVNVTQDFANRAPLPGAAIDDDLERMQLLLDAGADPDAQLPVLENQGALHFAVTNGSPEAVRILLDAGANPDLPDALGYTPLLNAVSGRSMDSGVAIEIAQLLLASGADVNRASNDFNSYAWTPLMEAARNGEAEIVRFLLAVDGVDLGARSTEDVTALGVARGEGHAEVIALLEAAGAPE from the coding sequence ATGCGTCCCTTTGCCCTCGCCGCCTTCGCCCTCGCCGGGTGCGCCACGGCGCAGCCCTCGCCAGAGGCCCCGCCCTCGGCCGATCTCGCCTCGCTCGTCGCCGACGCCCCGCACGAGTTCGCGGCCGTCCGCGGCGTGGCCGACACGACGCAGACCTACGGCTACGGCGATCTGCTCTCGCGCGAGACGCTCTACCGCGCGCCTCTGGCGGCCGACTCCGCCCGCGAGGCGCTCGTCACCGTCACGACGGACCCGGAAGGCCACGTGACCTCCAGCTACCGCGCGCGCTTCGGGCTCTCCACCTCGGAGCTCACCTACGATCAGCGCGAGGAGCGCCAGGAGCGCATCAGCCGCAACGAGGCCACGCGCGACGCCATCGCGAGCGAGGTGACCACCGCGCTGCCCGGCTGGGAGTTGGACAGCGGCCTCCTCTCGCGCCTCCGGGTGCTCGAATGCCCGGGTTTCTACGGCCGCCGTGTCGAGATCTCGACCGGCTCCGACGGCGTGACGGTGGACGTGCAGAGCGGCGAGCGCCCGTGCCTTCCCGAGACCTCGCGCGCCCTTCTCGCCGCCGCCGCCTCTGGCGATGTCGCCACCATCGAGGCGGCGCTCGACGCCGGGGCGCCGCTCGACGCCTCGGGCGACGAGACCGGCCTCTACAGCGGGAGCGCCCTCCTCACCGCCGCACGCGCGGGGCATGAGGACGCCGTCCGCCTGCTCCTCGCCAGAGGCGCCGACCCCAACGCGACCGACGCCGAAGGCTTCGCGCCACTCAACGTCGCCACGGCGGCGATCTCCCAGCTCCTGATCGACGCAGGCGCCGAGGTCAACGTCACGCAGGACTTCGCCAACCGCGCCCCGCTCCCCGGCGCCGCCATCGACGACGACCTGGAACGGATGCAGCTTCTCCTGGACGCTGGCGCCGACCCCGACGCGCAACTGCCGGTTCTGGAAAACCAGGGCGCGCTCCACTTCGCCGTCACCAACGGCTCCCCAGAGGCCGTCCGGATCTTGCTCGACGCGGGCGCCAACCCCGACCTCCCGGACGCGCTGGGCTACACGCCGCTGCTCAACGCCGTCTCCGGCCGCAGCATGGACTCCGGCGTCGCCATCGAGATCGCCCAACTGCTGCTCGCCTCTGGCGCCGACGTCAACCGCGCCTCCAATGATTTCAACTCGTACGCGTGGACGCCGCTCATGGAGGCGGCACGCAACGGCGAGGCCGAGATCGTGCGGTTCCTGCTCGCCGTGGATGGCGTCGATCTGGGCGCGCGGAGCACGGAGGACGTGACCGCGCTCGGCGTCGCGCGCGGGGAAGGCCACGCCGAAGTCATCGCGCTGCTCGAAGCCGCGGGCGCGCCTGAGTAG
- a CDS encoding pyridoxal phosphate-dependent aminotransferase yields MKPLASRTDALRQSDIRAITFAVNEHGGVNLGQGICDQPTPEAIREGAKRAIDAGRSLYTAYNGIQPLRESIAEKARTFNGIDCDESQVVVSVGSTGAFVSTVLALCEAGDEVILFQPFYGYHSGILRLHGVTPVAVPLAPPGGAQEAWAVDLAAVEAAVTEKTKAVLICTPANPTGKVWTREELAGVLEIATRHDLWCITDEIYEHMTYDGREHVSLASMPGAAERTVTLSGFSKTFNMTGWRLGYAIAPPEASGVDVAQKMGLVNDLLYICAPAPLQYGLEAALPMPDSYYAEMLADYTAKRTLMCDTLAACGFEVTPPEGAYYVLAGFRPLADRPGFADDSEAAQTLIEGAGVGCVPGNSFFAAPEDGRYFLRFCYAKEMDVLEDACRRLRAFFA; encoded by the coding sequence ATGAAGCCGCTCGCCTCGCGCACCGACGCCCTCCGACAGTCCGACATCCGCGCCATCACGTTCGCCGTCAACGAGCATGGCGGCGTGAACCTCGGCCAGGGCATCTGCGACCAGCCCACGCCAGAGGCGATCCGCGAGGGCGCCAAACGCGCCATCGACGCCGGGCGCTCGCTGTACACGGCCTACAACGGCATCCAGCCGCTGCGCGAGAGCATCGCGGAAAAGGCCCGCACGTTCAACGGGATCGACTGCGACGAGAGCCAGGTCGTCGTCTCGGTCGGCAGCACGGGGGCGTTCGTGAGCACGGTCCTCGCGCTGTGCGAAGCCGGCGACGAGGTGATCCTGTTCCAGCCGTTCTACGGCTACCACAGCGGCATCCTGCGGCTGCACGGCGTGACGCCCGTCGCCGTCCCTCTGGCGCCGCCCGGCGGCGCGCAAGAGGCCTGGGCGGTGGACCTCGCGGCGGTCGAGGCCGCGGTGACTGAGAAGACGAAAGCCGTCCTGATCTGCACGCCGGCCAACCCGACGGGCAAGGTCTGGACGCGCGAGGAACTGGCCGGCGTGCTGGAGATCGCTACGCGGCACGACCTCTGGTGCATCACCGACGAGATCTACGAGCACATGACCTACGACGGGCGCGAGCACGTCTCGCTGGCGTCCATGCCTGGCGCGGCCGAGCGGACGGTCACGCTCTCGGGCTTTTCCAAGACGTTCAACATGACCGGCTGGCGGCTGGGCTACGCCATCGCGCCGCCAGAGGCCTCTGGCGTGGACGTGGCGCAGAAGATGGGTCTCGTCAACGACCTGCTCTACATCTGCGCGCCCGCGCCGCTGCAGTACGGCCTGGAAGCCGCGCTGCCGATGCCGGACAGCTACTACGCGGAGATGCTCGCGGACTACACCGCCAAGCGGACGCTGATGTGCGACACGCTCGCGGCCTGCGGCTTCGAGGTCACTCCGCCCGAGGGCGCCTACTACGTGCTCGCGGGCTTCCGGCCTCTGGCGGACCGCCCCGGCTTCGCCGACGACAGCGAGGCGGCGCAGACGCTTATCGAGGGGGCGGGCGTGGGCTGCGTGCCCGGCAACTCGTTTTTCGCCGCCCCCGAGGACGGCCGCTACTTCCTGCGCTTCTGCTACGCCAAGGAGATGGACGTGCTGGAGGACGCCTGCCGGCGCCTCCGGGCCTTCTTCGCCTGA
- a CDS encoding DUF4139 domain-containing protein encodes MRLLLPALALLLAMPARAQSPVVSTPEQREAVSLTVYNGGFGIVREVRPLALARGVNAVRFEGVPAQINPASLSLASLSNPGSLSVLEQNYQYNLIGTNSVLDAAVGQRVRIVRDIGDRTIAEEGVLISQPNQGRIIRLDDGRVLVNPEGTIELLTLPEGLLSRPSLLWRLDSERAGTQRVEARYMTEGIGWKADYVAVVNEAETGLDLTGWVTINNQSGATYTDASLQLIAGDVRRVQPQMNFRGGRAADVMYEAQAVSAAPQEEAFFEYHLYTFPLPTTIAERETKQLELLAAQEAGTQRRLIFDGAGSYFPFYRAPRPGAGGATNEMAAAVVLEVENSEANNMGMPLPEGIVRVYKEDSRGNLQFLGEDQIQHTARNETVRLYVGDAFDVVGTRREVENKRISNRVREITVEVEVRNRKEVPATVDIVERVFYGDWEITQSTVPSEKIDARTAQFTVTLGPDETQTVRYTARFRG; translated from the coding sequence ATGCGCCTTCTCCTCCCGGCTCTCGCCCTTCTGCTCGCCATGCCCGCGCGTGCCCAATCGCCCGTCGTCTCCACGCCCGAGCAGCGCGAGGCGGTCTCCCTCACAGTTTACAACGGCGGCTTCGGCATCGTGCGCGAGGTGCGGCCGCTGGCGCTCGCCAGAGGCGTCAACGCCGTACGCTTCGAGGGCGTCCCGGCGCAGATCAACCCGGCGAGCCTCTCGCTGGCCTCGCTCTCCAACCCCGGGAGCCTGAGCGTGCTGGAGCAGAACTACCAGTACAACCTCATCGGCACGAACAGCGTGCTGGACGCGGCGGTCGGGCAGCGCGTGCGGATTGTGCGCGACATCGGCGACCGGACCATCGCGGAAGAGGGCGTGCTGATCTCGCAGCCCAACCAGGGCCGCATCATCCGCCTGGACGACGGCCGCGTGCTCGTCAACCCCGAGGGCACCATCGAGCTGCTGACGCTGCCCGAAGGCCTCCTCTCGCGCCCCTCGCTCCTCTGGCGCCTGGACTCCGAGCGCGCGGGCACGCAGCGCGTGGAGGCGCGGTACATGACCGAAGGCATCGGCTGGAAAGCCGACTACGTGGCCGTCGTCAACGAAGCCGAGACGGGCCTGGACCTCACCGGCTGGGTGACCATCAACAACCAGAGCGGCGCGACCTACACCGACGCCAGCCTCCAACTCATCGCGGGCGACGTGCGCCGCGTGCAACCGCAGATGAACTTCCGCGGGGGGCGGGCTGCCGATGTGATGTACGAAGCGCAAGCTGTGAGCGCCGCGCCGCAAGAGGAGGCCTTTTTCGAGTACCACCTCTACACGTTCCCCCTCCCGACGACCATCGCAGAGCGCGAGACCAAGCAGCTCGAACTTCTCGCGGCGCAAGAGGCCGGCACGCAGCGCCGCCTCATCTTCGACGGCGCGGGCAGCTACTTCCCGTTCTACCGCGCGCCGCGTCCCGGTGCGGGCGGCGCGACGAATGAGATGGCTGCGGCGGTCGTGCTGGAGGTCGAGAACTCGGAGGCCAACAACATGGGGATGCCGCTTCCCGAGGGCATCGTGCGGGTTTACAAGGAGGACAGCCGGGGCAACCTCCAGTTCTTGGGCGAGGACCAGATCCAGCACACGGCCCGCAACGAGACCGTCCGCCTCTACGTCGGCGACGCGTTCGATGTGGTCGGCACGCGGCGCGAGGTCGAGAACAAGCGGATCTCCAACCGCGTGCGCGAGATCACGGTCGAAGTCGAGGTCCGCAACCGCAAAGAGGTGCCTGCCACGGTCGACATCGTGGAGCGCGTGTTCTACGGCGACTGGGAGATCACGCAGTCCACGGTCCCGAGCGAGAAGATCGACGCGCGCACAGCGCAGTTCACCGTCACGCTCGGCCCCGACGAGACGCAGACGGTCCGCTACACCGCCCGCTTCCGCGGGTAG
- a CDS encoding cation:proton antiporter: protein MLLALDLSLPLTEPVAVFTAVLLVLLAAPLVGRRGIPSSVVLLLAGVALGPNALGVLARDPTMVLLGTVGLLYIMFLAGLEIDLHEFIRHRKQSLVFGSLTFALPQVVGTAVGILGFGMGWPAAILLGSVFASHTLLAYPAAARLGLQKENAVTTAVGATILTDTLALLVLAVIASGARSGASGAAFDPLVLVRVAGPLALFSVAVLWGVPRAGAWFLRRAAQDATVEFVFVLAVVFACALSVEALGVEPIIGAFLAGLALNRLVPEGSALMNRVGFVGNALFVPFFLLATGMLVDLGAFVSGPDVARSWAVAGAMVGSLLFTKGAAAWATRPAFGYTADEARLVFGLTVPQAAATLAAVLVGVEVGLFDAAILNGTIAMVMVTCLVGPWLVESAGRRLALTAESRAAHAPLARRPRLLVSLSNPASVEAILDLALLAHEPDPATPIVAVTVVDRGADPEAEVARGERLLSAAVVHAAGADVPVLPLVRSEANVARALARAATETRATTLVMGWDGSATAERLLFGTIPDRVLRETSAAVLVARGGAPLATVGRLVVVVPPLAEGEPGFAEAAHLLAGLASRAGAGLAVLTPEAHREGVLAAFGSRRGGPKPEPLALDDWKGAPEALAQIVRPSDALALVSARPGAIAWSAAADRLPRTLAQQFPGHPLLVLYPGQAPGSGVLPRPDRGERTFLDRLGPDGVRISLRPGSVDDLVRQTLASAFSETNRSAAREALLAAPPEARTEIRPGVLLLHARTAAVRKPLLALGTSAEGLSVPGASGAVHVVVMFVAPLEAASPAYLGWLALLARTLHADATVEALRSAPTPEAAIDALLLAAHSDANSPEASAEISRGRTPAAAGV, encoded by the coding sequence GTGCTGCTCGCCCTCGACCTTTCGCTCCCGCTTACCGAACCCGTGGCCGTGTTTACGGCCGTGCTGTTGGTGCTCCTCGCGGCGCCGCTGGTGGGCCGGCGGGGGATCCCCTCGTCGGTCGTGCTGCTCTTGGCGGGCGTGGCGCTGGGGCCGAACGCTCTCGGCGTGCTGGCGCGCGACCCGACGATGGTCCTGCTCGGGACGGTCGGGCTGCTGTACATCATGTTTTTGGCCGGGCTGGAGATCGACCTCCACGAGTTTATCCGGCACCGCAAGCAGAGCCTCGTCTTCGGCAGCCTCACGTTTGCCCTCCCGCAGGTGGTCGGCACGGCCGTCGGCATTCTAGGGTTCGGGATGGGCTGGCCCGCCGCGATCCTGCTCGGCAGCGTCTTCGCCAGCCATACGCTTCTGGCCTACCCCGCCGCGGCGCGGCTCGGGCTCCAGAAGGAGAACGCCGTGACGACCGCCGTCGGCGCGACGATCCTGACCGACACGCTCGCCCTGCTCGTGCTCGCGGTCATCGCCAGCGGCGCGCGGTCCGGGGCCTCTGGCGCCGCGTTCGACCCCCTCGTGCTCGTCCGTGTGGCCGGGCCTCTGGCGCTGTTCTCGGTCGCGGTCCTGTGGGGCGTGCCGCGGGCGGGCGCGTGGTTCTTGCGCCGCGCGGCGCAGGACGCGACGGTCGAGTTCGTGTTCGTGCTCGCGGTCGTCTTCGCGTGCGCGCTGAGCGTGGAAGCGCTGGGCGTGGAGCCCATCATCGGCGCGTTCCTGGCGGGCTTGGCGCTCAACCGGCTCGTGCCCGAAGGCAGCGCGCTCATGAACCGCGTCGGCTTCGTGGGCAACGCGCTCTTCGTGCCGTTCTTCCTCCTCGCGACGGGGATGCTGGTCGACCTCGGCGCGTTCGTCTCCGGTCCCGATGTCGCGCGCTCGTGGGCCGTCGCGGGGGCCATGGTGGGCTCGCTTTTGTTCACCAAGGGCGCCGCGGCGTGGGCCACACGCCCGGCCTTCGGCTACACCGCTGACGAGGCGCGGCTGGTCTTTGGCCTGACGGTTCCGCAAGCGGCCGCGACGCTCGCCGCCGTGCTCGTGGGCGTCGAAGTGGGCCTATTCGACGCTGCGATCCTCAACGGGACCATCGCGATGGTGATGGTGACGTGCCTGGTTGGCCCATGGCTGGTGGAGAGCGCCGGGCGGCGGCTCGCCCTCACCGCCGAATCCCGCGCCGCCCACGCGCCTCTGGCGCGGCGCCCGCGCCTTCTCGTCTCGCTCTCCAACCCTGCGAGCGTGGAGGCCATCCTCGACCTCGCGCTGCTCGCGCACGAGCCCGATCCGGCCACGCCGATCGTGGCCGTGACGGTCGTCGACCGCGGCGCCGATCCCGAGGCCGAGGTCGCCAGAGGCGAGCGGCTCCTCTCGGCGGCCGTCGTCCACGCCGCTGGCGCCGACGTGCCGGTGCTGCCGCTGGTCCGCAGCGAGGCCAACGTGGCCCGAGCCCTCGCGCGCGCCGCGACCGAGACCCGCGCGACGACGCTCGTGATGGGCTGGGACGGCAGCGCGACAGCCGAGCGCCTGCTCTTCGGGACTATCCCGGATCGCGTGCTCCGCGAAACCTCAGCGGCTGTTCTCGTCGCCCGCGGTGGCGCGCCTCTGGCGACCGTCGGGCGGCTCGTGGTGGTCGTCCCGCCTCTGGCGGAGGGCGAGCCCGGCTTTGCCGAAGCCGCGCATCTCCTGGCCGGCCTGGCCTCGCGCGCAGGCGCAGGTCTCGCGGTTCTCACGCCAGAGGCGCATCGCGAGGGCGTCCTCGCCGCGTTCGGGTCGCGCCGCGGCGGGCCGAAGCCGGAGCCTCTGGCGCTGGACGACTGGAAGGGGGCGCCAGAGGCGCTCGCGCAGATCGTGCGGCCGTCGGACGCGCTCGCGCTCGTCTCCGCGCGGCCCGGCGCCATCGCGTGGAGCGCCGCGGCGGACCGCCTTCCGCGCACGCTCGCGCAGCAATTCCCAGGACACCCGCTGCTGGTGCTGTACCCCGGCCAGGCGCCCGGCTCCGGCGTGCTCCCGCGCCCCGACAGAGGCGAGCGCACGTTCTTGGACCGCCTGGGCCCCGACGGGGTGCGCATCTCGCTCCGGCCCGGATCGGTGGACGACCTGGTGCGGCAAACGCTCGCAAGCGCCTTTTCCGAGACCAACCGGAGCGCGGCCCGCGAGGCGCTCCTCGCCGCCCCGCCAGAGGCGCGGACCGAAATCCGCCCCGGCGTGCTCCTCCTCCACGCCCGCACCGCCGCCGTGCGCAAGCCGCTCCTTGCCCTCGGCACGAGCGCCGAGGGCCTGAGCGTGCCCGGGGCCTCTGGCGCGGTCCACGTGGTGGTGATGTTTGTGGCGCCGCTGGAGGCCGCGTCGCCGGCGTACCTCGGGTGGCTGGCTCTTCTCGCCCGCACGCTCCACGCCGACGCCACGGTCGAGGCGCTGCGCTCTGCGCCGACGCCAGAGGCCGCCATCGACGCACTGCTCCTAGCCGCGCATTCCGACGCGAACTCGCCAGAGGCCTCGGCGGAGATCTCGCGAGGGCGCACCCCCGCTGCCGCTGGCGTGTAG
- a CDS encoding esterase/lipase family protein: MSAPLRASDLRALAALVTEATSGAANVAEGVHAAIWRTLGVRAGAPGRTRGITGGVYRAVRAVTRFVGRTVDSLLGRVTSDPDPAAGEGSRGRQAFVAALNGVLGDRMAATGNALAIPMTLRTGPLAPEADAVSPEAASPEVTGRIVLMIHGLCMNDLQWQARHEGEPVNHAETAISLGWTPIYARYNTGLHISENGRELAAQMEALVASWPVPVQDIAVIAHSMGGLVTRSAVHVARGEGLRWPGLLSRIVFLGTPHHGSPLERAGNGIDTLLALRRTTRPLAALGQIRSAGVTDLRHGNLLDADWQGADRFERRGDTRAAVPLPEGVACYAVAASTASRERAVVQPLAARTVGDGLVPVPSALGEHEDPSRVLAFAESLLVPGAHHFQLLSRPEVTAALARWLAPEATS, from the coding sequence ATGTCCGCTCCCCTCCGCGCTTCCGACCTCCGCGCCCTCGCCGCGCTCGTCACCGAGGCGACCTCTGGCGCGGCCAATGTCGCCGAGGGCGTCCACGCGGCGATCTGGCGCACGCTCGGGGTACGCGCGGGAGCGCCCGGCCGCACGCGCGGCATCACCGGCGGGGTGTATCGCGCCGTCCGCGCCGTCACGCGGTTCGTAGGCCGCACGGTGGACTCGCTTCTGGGCCGCGTCACGTCCGACCCCGACCCGGCCGCTGGCGAGGGGTCGCGCGGCCGGCAGGCGTTCGTGGCCGCGCTCAACGGCGTGCTGGGCGACCGCATGGCCGCGACCGGCAACGCGCTCGCCATCCCGATGACGCTGCGCACCGGGCCTCTGGCGCCAGAGGCCGATGCGGTTTCGCCAGAGGCCGCGTCGCCAGAGGTCACGGGCAGGATCGTGCTCATGATCCACGGCCTGTGCATGAACGACCTCCAGTGGCAGGCGCGCCACGAAGGCGAGCCCGTCAACCACGCCGAGACCGCTATCTCGCTGGGGTGGACGCCCATCTATGCGCGCTACAACACCGGCCTCCACATCTCGGAAAACGGGCGTGAGCTGGCGGCGCAGATGGAAGCGCTCGTCGCGAGCTGGCCCGTTCCGGTGCAGGACATCGCCGTAATCGCGCACAGTATGGGCGGCCTCGTCACGCGGAGCGCGGTCCACGTCGCCAGAGGCGAGGGGTTGAGGTGGCCCGGCTTGCTCTCACGCATCGTGTTTCTGGGCACGCCGCACCACGGATCGCCGCTGGAGCGCGCCGGCAACGGCATTGACACGCTGCTCGCATTGCGACGAACCACGCGGCCTCTAGCGGCGCTGGGCCAGATCCGCAGCGCGGGCGTGACGGACCTCCGCCACGGCAACCTCCTCGACGCCGACTGGCAAGGCGCCGACCGCTTCGAGCGCCGTGGCGACACGCGCGCAGCCGTGCCGCTTCCCGAAGGCGTCGCGTGCTATGCCGTCGCCGCGTCCACGGCCTCCCGCGAACGCGCCGTCGTGCAGCCCCTGGCGGCACGGACTGTGGGCGACGGGTTGGTGCCGGTCCCGAGCGCGCTCGGCGAGCACGAGGACCCCTCGCGCGTGCTCGCGTTCGCGGAGTCCCTCCTTGTCCCGGGCGCGCACCACTTCCAACTGCTCAGCCGCCCCGAGGTGACGGCTGCGCTCGCCCGATGGCTCGCGCCAGAGGCCACGTCGTAG
- the apaG gene encoding Co2+/Mg2+ efflux protein ApaG, protein MVSYEATTEAVTVTVRPAYLDGKSQPLARRFVFGYEVQIANAGAQEVQLLRRRWQIRDADGGVQEVQGEGVVGQQPVLAPGEAHTYRSFCVLPTFGGSMEGDYLMQRADGARFRAEIPRFFLRAMAN, encoded by the coding sequence ATGGTGTCCTACGAAGCGACCACCGAAGCCGTCACCGTGACGGTCCGCCCGGCTTACCTCGACGGAAAATCGCAGCCGCTCGCGCGGCGCTTCGTGTTCGGCTACGAGGTCCAGATCGCGAACGCCGGCGCGCAAGAGGTCCAACTGCTGCGCCGCCGTTGGCAGATCCGCGACGCCGACGGCGGCGTGCAGGAGGTGCAGGGCGAGGGCGTCGTCGGCCAGCAGCCAGTCCTCGCGCCGGGGGAGGCGCACACGTATCGCTCGTTCTGCGTGCTCCCCACCTTCGGCGGCAGCATGGAAGGTGACTACCTCATGCAGCGCGCCGACGGGGCCCGCTTCCGCGCCGAGATCCCGCGCTTCTTTCTCCGCGCGATGGCGAACTAG